The sequence atatattgatgcacccctatctcttttagcatccgaaataattttctaGTCAAATtgtttctcatggtcatgtacgctatagttatttaagacattctgcaaaattttaagaaatttggaaaagtttaacacgccgaaaattatGTTTAAACAGTGttttgcacgcgtgactattttattttatacgcgtataaaataaactgtttgaacattgttttctatattgcaaattattctaaatttattaaaattttgtaggatattttaaatagctataatgtacatcaatatgaaaaaaaatagactaaaaattttttctagatgccgaaacaagttaagagtgcatcagtacatccctttaagtgggtgcattgtagaatcacccaaatATACAGTACTCATGATTTTAAAGTTTTCAAATATTTGGAACTCAGAgtttttatatgatttattCTCTTAGTTGGTTAATTATCTTATAAGTACTATTGATTTATTTGTAGCATATAATTACTCAATACAGAAAGTAAAACAAGTTCAAGTGCCAATCTCGCTCGAACCCTTATTTCTATCAGAAAAGAAAATCTCGAAATACttatttccatttttttttaggGACTAAATATAATTTCGAAAGTTAAGAGAGAAAAACTTGAGGGTAGCCCTATAATCTAATAAagactaataaaaataattaactcAAGAATCTATTACCCCTTTTTTAAGGCAAGTCTCTCTCAGCTTGAGAATAATATGGTCggttccattgttataataatacaaaaatttcAACTGCAATTaacattaataattattaatcaaaaaataaaaaaagaagaaaggtgTTTTGGTGCTACAAATTACAGCAATATATAGTCCTATATATATGTCGGAGGAGTACTAGTAGTAGCACTAGCACTAGCTAGCTAGACGTCCAACAATAATAGGTGGATTAAAGAAAAAGATTAAACCTAACACAAACACAaagcataatttgaaaagtaaataagcaaagattagaaaagaaaaaaaaaagagtgagaGAGAGGTTCCATCAGACAAGTGGGTGTCCGAACCATGTGCGCTCATGTGGTGGTTGGCCCTATTTGTGGGTCCCAAAACCCACTTCTCCCACCCTCTATTCCTTTTGATAATGAAAGCCCTAACAACAAaacatttatattaattaattaattaagattgTATGTGGGGGCTACTCCTTGTTTTGGCGGCGCGTGCTACTCACTTGATCCCTTATAGGCTAAGAGATGACTAAGACTGAGGGCCCCACCTTTTGAGCCACTTTTGTGTAAGTTAATTAAACATTGCTTTCTTAGCTTAAAGCAACACCTTTGgtgtttgtgtgtgtgtttgtgTGGAATTAAATTGTAATCACTAACGACTTCTATTCCATTATCTCATGACCTTGTGTGCTTATAATTGCGTGATTCCCACGCTCTTCATTGTTGAAGTagacatatatatgtattttaaatttaatttttccaaTATTATTATGTATGTAGCTAGCTCAGCTTTATCATAAAGAAATTACAAACAAAAAAAGTTTAATTGTATCATCTAAATACAATAGAAAAtattactcaaaaaaaaaaactttaattgaTTCTCTAAAATTAATTCTAAATTAATCTCAATCGTCCATTCTCAATCACCATCCCCACcaactcatcatcatcatcttcctcATATCCTAACTCTTATTCTCTCTTTCCCATTTccaaaatctctctctctctctctctctctctctctctctctctctctctctctctctctctctctctctctctctctctcatattATGGTTATACTTTTCGCATAAGAACTCAATATAGTTTTCTggttattcttttttttatatatatacatatttttggtTTTCCTTGTCCTTTCAAATAAGCAATAGGAATTTAGATAGAGAGAGTACCCTTTTTGGTGTCAGAAGGAAAGGAAATCCCAATAAAACTCATCAATTATATCCATTTGGTGCGTGATCTCGTCGTTTCTTTCCATGCAAAAACGTGATCATTCTTACTATAAATATTACCCATAACAAACCAAACCCTACAAAAAAATTTCACTGTTTTCTTTTTCGGCCTTCTCTCATCTCATCTTTTCGGATCATGAAAACTTGTCCAAAACAGGGTTCACTAGTCGCCTTAAACGACAACGATGATAAAAGTAGTACTAGAACCAAGTTTGCCTTGAGATTTATCCGATCTCTAATGGAAATGAAAAGACGTGGacatgtttcttcttcttcttcttcttcagataatgataataataataatatctcgTCTGCAGTGGCCGAACGAAGCGAGAAGATAAAGGTGGCGGCCTATTCTTCGATGGCGCATGCAGTGGGGCCCAGGAGGGCTTGGGCAAGAGCTCTTATCTTCAAGCTTCGAAGGAGAGCCAAACGACAACGCGTTTTGATGAAAATGAATAGATCCAAAAGTCTGAAgaagataaataataaaaagaagttgatgaagaagaaaagggcTGTTGATTACAATTACCAAAACGATGACGTATTTAGTCAAACTGATAGGCTTCGAGGAATTGTGCCTGGTGGAAAAGCCATGGATTTATGCAGTTTGTTTGAGGAAACTGCTCATTTTATTAACTGTCTTGCTACGCAGGTCAAGGTTATGAAGGATATTGCCGATCAATTATCATCAAAATGAGAATgagtatgtatgtatgtatatgtatgtatgtgagagagagtatatatatattcttatatatacacaacatattaatttaaagatgtgtttattaatttatgaaaaaaaatggtaaaatatAACACTTTCAGCATTAATATTTATTGATGCATAGGAGAAACAGATTttattatatacttttttttaatgaatagtTACCTATAATTTGATCTAGGAACTCTTTGATCTATTCTAGCTAGGCTAGCTGCAACGATAAAtgtcttttatttcttttcctttctctctctctctctctttctttttcatttttctttttatttttcaagaagAAACTAAATCGGTGTTtttatttggtttttctttgtGTTGAGGGTTCTATTAATTCGTTagcatgtatataaatatatgtatactgTAGAAATGCATACTAGGGAACCTCtaatcctttttctttttcttatgaATGATTCTCAGTTTCATTTAGCGTACTAATTAGCATATTTGCACACAATCAATTtcattttacaagtttaatttgtCTGTATGTCTCTCtatatatgtgttattattCGTAATGACCAAACAAAGCCTAAATTATCTATGGTCATGTTGCTGTTATAAGATGAGAacagtaatataatatatatgtgtgtgtgtctATGTATTAGTGAATAgccatacatataatatatatacataaggcGGTTAAAGAGGTGTATAGATTAtagtcattcattccgtggtttaaataaaattaacatgcCCTATTATCATGATGCAGTTGCgctatcaatatatatatataaacattagaTTCTATTTTCCTTTCCATGCATGAATTAGATATGGTTTTGCTCTGGTATAtaatatacatgcatatatgtatataatataggattaattcaaatatttattctGCTATATATATTTCTTCAAAGAGATAAATCACTTAAAAGAAAACCAATTTAAACATGTGCATGAATTCCTTGGATATAGTTATACCATatcttatacatatttatatatataaaaatataaaacaattatagGAGCCTAGTACTCTTTGATCTTCCTCTCACGAATCATTTGGTCTGTATATATTGAGTGATGATAGCTAGCTagagaaataattaatttcatttgtcagattaataatattttcttatataaataAGCGCTGTCCTATTTATTTCTAACCGATTGTATTATAGAATTATctgaaaacttaattattattttattatttgatttcaCAATTGATATAttcttatttgttatttttgtaggAATGTGTGTCCCAATTTAAATTTACTTATTAGCTAAAAGAATATACACATAGCGCGCGCGGtgtgtaatattatttttaaagcgTATTATTACTCACGTTGTTAAATATTAATCCCAgctttaattaaatagttatGAAATTGAAATTTTTACACTAGATACTAAATTTGGccctttttttacatttttattccAGTTaacttttttaaacttttttatattttatgtttttcatttttatatttaaaaaagttCTTTAATTACAAATTTACCTTTTTGATGATGtcattcttcttcctcctccatTTTCTTTCTCTGTTACATGttatttctctct is a genomic window of Cannabis sativa cultivar Pink pepper isolate KNU-18-1 chromosome 9, ASM2916894v1, whole genome shotgun sequence containing:
- the LOC115724185 gene encoding transcription factor IBH1 is translated as MKTCPKQGSLVALNDNDDKSSTRTKFALRFIRSLMEMKRRGHVSSSSSSSDNDNNNNISSAVAERSEKIKVAAYSSMAHAVGPRRAWARALIFKLRRRAKRQRVLMKMNRSKSLKKINNKKKLMKKKRAVDYNYQNDDVFSQTDRLRGIVPGGKAMDLCSLFEETAHFINCLATQVKVMKDIADQLSSK